In Cololabis saira isolate AMF1-May2022 chromosome 4, fColSai1.1, whole genome shotgun sequence, one DNA window encodes the following:
- the LOC133442386 gene encoding probable G-protein coupled receptor 149 isoform X1: MSTAPNQSSVSTDPSGTERRSLLLLLGLCVTIAAATLVGGVYSLLSLLRMRRKTSLCVIVASMSVDDLLSAVPLSVFMLLQWGAPPGHGSLLCALSGLLYVFQGVSSNMKACLIAAYTFYVTKRFGVLRSGRRPLAVLWAVAAVWAVSLAVSALPLCGWGSFTQASLGCFPESDGFYVLLLFSLYSVCFCGLLFFFTPLTYQLLCSREPQRSLLYPGCLDVRARGLSGPASAPLCDLQSFSRDSPDRSFCAYSELSPGSCGTEVGERGGLSPGRTAAVGDTPAVFAQKRFSMILAVVRVILWMPMMTLVLIRHAVNARSSSLETLSFLLTLLAPAVTPLFVLSERWIHMPCGCFINCKRDPTQEPSEMKRRFEFNLSFQQGYGVYKLSHASKSHNSPPIEKQAYRSFFNCDFPNAHLDALESGGFSRLGPNFNFSRVDSSSNAGLLLDAVTDGGEVLALCPPQPHESHKDDEEFHCVPSLPPHLREKDNNLTDTSSVFDGPERRLSHEECRKIELTDWEWCRSKSERTPRQRSSGGLSIPLCAFQGTVSLQAPTGKTLSLSTYEVSSDGLKISPNNAKKVEVYRSKSVGHEPSAEDAASGGQAGDGNVSCVGMGMEIGMGMGIGAGVGDTNVKIHLEVLEICDNEEAMDSVSIISNISQSSTHARSPSLRYSRRENRFVSCDLGETASYSLLIPTSGNTEAETINITIPDTVEAHRQNSRRQTQESSGYHEDIQLLNEAYRKQAGEGEE; this comes from the exons ATGTCCACGGCTCCAAACCAGAGCTCTGTTTCCACCGACCCCTCCGGGACGGAGCGGCGGAGTCTCCTGCTGCTCCTCGGTCTGTGCGTAACCATCGCCGCCGCTACTTTGGTCGGAGGTGTGTATTCGCTGCTCAGTCTCCTCCGGATGAGGAGGAAGACCTCCCTGTGTGTGATCGTGGCGTCCATGTCCGTGGACGACCTGCTCAGCGCGGTGCCGCTCTCCGTGTTCATGCTCCTGCAGTGGGGCGCTCCGCCGGGTCACGGCTCCCTGCTGTGCGCTTTATCCGGACTCCTGTACGTGTTCCAGGGGGTTTCCAGCAACATGAAAGCGTGCCTTATAGCAGCCTATACTTTTTATGTCACCAAGCGGTTCGGGGTGCTCCGGTCCGGCCGGCGGCCGCTCGCGGTGCTGTGGGCAGTGGCGGCTGTGTGGGCGGTCAGCCTGGCCGTCAGCGCGCTGCCTCTGTGTGGATGGGGCAGCTTTACGCAAGCCTCCCTCGGCTGTTTCCCGGAGAGCGACGGCTTTTACGTCCTGCTTCTCTTCTCTTTGTACTCCGTGTGTTTCTGCGGCTTGCTGTTTTTCTTCACCCCGCTCACGTATCAGCTGCTGTGCTCCAGAGAGCCCCAGAGGAGCTTGCTGTACCCGGGCTGCTTGGACGTGCGGGCGAGGGGGCTGAGCGGCCCCGCCTCCGCTCCGCTCTGCGACCTCCAGTCGTTTTCCCGGGACAGCCCGGACAGAAGTTTCTGCGCGTACAGCGAGCTGAGCCCCGGTTCGTGCGGGACGGAGGTCGGGGAGAGAGGGGGTCTGTCCCCGGGGAGGACGGCCGCTGTCGGGGACACGCCGGCGGTGTTCGCTCAGAAGCGCTTCTCCATGATCCTGGCGGTGGTCCGGGTTATTCTGTGGATGCCAATGATG ACGTTGGTACTCATAAGGCATGCAGTGAATGCACGCAGCTCCTCCTTGGAGACTCTGAGCTTCCTTCTCACTCTGCTTGCACCTGCGGTCACTCCACTGTTTGTGCTGTCTGAGCGCTGGATCCACATGCCGTGTGGCTGCTTCATTAACTGCAAACGGGATCCAACACAGGAACCCTCAG AGATGAAAAGAAGATTTGAGTTTAACCTGTCCTTTCAACAAGGATATGGAGTGTACAAATTGTCACATGCCAGCAAGTCTCACAACAGTCCTCCCATAGAAAAACAGGCTTATCGCAGCTTTTTTAACTGTGACTTCCCAAACGCCCATCTCGATGCGCTGGAAAGTGGCGGGTTCTCCAGGCTCGGCCCTAATTTCAATTTCAGCCGGGTAGACAGCTCATCCAACGCAGGCCTCCTTTTGGATGCGGTGACTGATGGAGGGGAGGTGCTGGCTCTCTGTCCTCCTCAACCCCACGAGAGCCACAAGGATGATGAGGAATTCCACTGCGTCCCTTCGCTGCCTCCCCATCTCCGGGAAAAGGATAACAATCTCACTGACACCTCGTCTGTGTTTGACGGGCCTGAGAGGAGGCTGTCGCACGAGGAGTGTCGGAAAATCGAGCTGACAGACTGGGAGTGGTGCAGGAGTAAATCAGAGAGAACACCCAGACAG CGGTCATCGGGTGGTCTGTCGATTCCTCTGTGTGCCTTTCAGGGCACTGTATCCCTGCAAGCACCCACAGGGAAGACACTCTCTCTTTCCACCTATGAGGTCAGCAGCGATGGTCTCAAAATCTCCCCCAACAATGCCAAGAAG gtggaggtttATCGCTCAAAGTCCGTCGGCCATGAACCCAGTGCGGAAGACGCAGCGTCTGGAGGCCAGGCCGGGGACGGGAACGTCAGCTGTGTAGGGATGGGCATGGAAATCGGCATGGGTATGGGGATAGGAGCTGGGGTGGGCGATACCAACGTCAAGATCCACCTCGAGGTTTTGGAGATCTGTGATAACGAGGAGGCCATGGACAGTGTCTCCATCATCTCCAACATCAGCCAGTCCTCCACACACGCCCGATCTCCATCGCTGCGTTACTCCCGGAGGGAGAACCGCTTTGTCTCCTGTGACCTGGGCGAGACTGCGTCCTACTCTCTGCTCATCCCCACTAGTGGCAACACGGAAGCAGAGACCATCAATATCACTATTCCTGACACTGTGGAAGCGCACCGACAGAACAGCCGACGGCAGACACAGGAGAGCTCGGGGTATCATGAGGATATACAGCTGCTGAATGAGGCGTACAGAAAGCAGGCAGGGGAGGGGGAAGAGTGA
- the LOC133442386 gene encoding probable G-protein coupled receptor 149 isoform X2 — translation MSTAPNQSSVSTDPSGTERRSLLLLLGLCVTIAAATLVGGVYSLLSLLRMRRKTSLCVIVASMSVDDLLSAVPLSVFMLLQWGAPPGHGSLLCALSGLLYVFQGVSSNMKACLIAAYTFYVTKRFGVLRSGRRPLAVLWAVAAVWAVSLAVSALPLCGWGSFTQASLGCFPESDGFYVLLLFSLYSVCFCGLLFFFTPLTYQLLCSREPQRSLLYPGCLDVRARGLSGPASAPLCDLQSFSRDSPDRSFCAYSELSPGSCGTEVGERGGLSPGRTAAVGDTPAVFAQKRFSMILAVVRVILWMPMMTLVLIRHAVNARSSSLETLSFLLTLLAPAVTPLFVLSERWIHMPCGCFINCKRDPTQEPSEMKRRFEFNLSFQQGYGVYKLSHASKSHNSPPIEKQAYRSFFNCDFPNAHLDALESGGFSRLGPNFNFSRVDSSSNAGLLLDAVTDGGEVLALCPPQPHESHKDDEEFHCVPSLPPHLREKDNNLTDTSSVFDGPERRLSHEECRKIELTDWEWCRSKSERTPRQGTVSLQAPTGKTLSLSTYEVSSDGLKISPNNAKKVEVYRSKSVGHEPSAEDAASGGQAGDGNVSCVGMGMEIGMGMGIGAGVGDTNVKIHLEVLEICDNEEAMDSVSIISNISQSSTHARSPSLRYSRRENRFVSCDLGETASYSLLIPTSGNTEAETINITIPDTVEAHRQNSRRQTQESSGYHEDIQLLNEAYRKQAGEGEE, via the exons ATGTCCACGGCTCCAAACCAGAGCTCTGTTTCCACCGACCCCTCCGGGACGGAGCGGCGGAGTCTCCTGCTGCTCCTCGGTCTGTGCGTAACCATCGCCGCCGCTACTTTGGTCGGAGGTGTGTATTCGCTGCTCAGTCTCCTCCGGATGAGGAGGAAGACCTCCCTGTGTGTGATCGTGGCGTCCATGTCCGTGGACGACCTGCTCAGCGCGGTGCCGCTCTCCGTGTTCATGCTCCTGCAGTGGGGCGCTCCGCCGGGTCACGGCTCCCTGCTGTGCGCTTTATCCGGACTCCTGTACGTGTTCCAGGGGGTTTCCAGCAACATGAAAGCGTGCCTTATAGCAGCCTATACTTTTTATGTCACCAAGCGGTTCGGGGTGCTCCGGTCCGGCCGGCGGCCGCTCGCGGTGCTGTGGGCAGTGGCGGCTGTGTGGGCGGTCAGCCTGGCCGTCAGCGCGCTGCCTCTGTGTGGATGGGGCAGCTTTACGCAAGCCTCCCTCGGCTGTTTCCCGGAGAGCGACGGCTTTTACGTCCTGCTTCTCTTCTCTTTGTACTCCGTGTGTTTCTGCGGCTTGCTGTTTTTCTTCACCCCGCTCACGTATCAGCTGCTGTGCTCCAGAGAGCCCCAGAGGAGCTTGCTGTACCCGGGCTGCTTGGACGTGCGGGCGAGGGGGCTGAGCGGCCCCGCCTCCGCTCCGCTCTGCGACCTCCAGTCGTTTTCCCGGGACAGCCCGGACAGAAGTTTCTGCGCGTACAGCGAGCTGAGCCCCGGTTCGTGCGGGACGGAGGTCGGGGAGAGAGGGGGTCTGTCCCCGGGGAGGACGGCCGCTGTCGGGGACACGCCGGCGGTGTTCGCTCAGAAGCGCTTCTCCATGATCCTGGCGGTGGTCCGGGTTATTCTGTGGATGCCAATGATG ACGTTGGTACTCATAAGGCATGCAGTGAATGCACGCAGCTCCTCCTTGGAGACTCTGAGCTTCCTTCTCACTCTGCTTGCACCTGCGGTCACTCCACTGTTTGTGCTGTCTGAGCGCTGGATCCACATGCCGTGTGGCTGCTTCATTAACTGCAAACGGGATCCAACACAGGAACCCTCAG AGATGAAAAGAAGATTTGAGTTTAACCTGTCCTTTCAACAAGGATATGGAGTGTACAAATTGTCACATGCCAGCAAGTCTCACAACAGTCCTCCCATAGAAAAACAGGCTTATCGCAGCTTTTTTAACTGTGACTTCCCAAACGCCCATCTCGATGCGCTGGAAAGTGGCGGGTTCTCCAGGCTCGGCCCTAATTTCAATTTCAGCCGGGTAGACAGCTCATCCAACGCAGGCCTCCTTTTGGATGCGGTGACTGATGGAGGGGAGGTGCTGGCTCTCTGTCCTCCTCAACCCCACGAGAGCCACAAGGATGATGAGGAATTCCACTGCGTCCCTTCGCTGCCTCCCCATCTCCGGGAAAAGGATAACAATCTCACTGACACCTCGTCTGTGTTTGACGGGCCTGAGAGGAGGCTGTCGCACGAGGAGTGTCGGAAAATCGAGCTGACAGACTGGGAGTGGTGCAGGAGTAAATCAGAGAGAACACCCAGACAG GGCACTGTATCCCTGCAAGCACCCACAGGGAAGACACTCTCTCTTTCCACCTATGAGGTCAGCAGCGATGGTCTCAAAATCTCCCCCAACAATGCCAAGAAG gtggaggtttATCGCTCAAAGTCCGTCGGCCATGAACCCAGTGCGGAAGACGCAGCGTCTGGAGGCCAGGCCGGGGACGGGAACGTCAGCTGTGTAGGGATGGGCATGGAAATCGGCATGGGTATGGGGATAGGAGCTGGGGTGGGCGATACCAACGTCAAGATCCACCTCGAGGTTTTGGAGATCTGTGATAACGAGGAGGCCATGGACAGTGTCTCCATCATCTCCAACATCAGCCAGTCCTCCACACACGCCCGATCTCCATCGCTGCGTTACTCCCGGAGGGAGAACCGCTTTGTCTCCTGTGACCTGGGCGAGACTGCGTCCTACTCTCTGCTCATCCCCACTAGTGGCAACACGGAAGCAGAGACCATCAATATCACTATTCCTGACACTGTGGAAGCGCACCGACAGAACAGCCGACGGCAGACACAGGAGAGCTCGGGGTATCATGAGGATATACAGCTGCTGAATGAGGCGTACAGAAAGCAGGCAGGGGAGGGGGAAGAGTGA